A section of the Drosophila sechellia strain sech25 chromosome 3L, ASM438219v1, whole genome shotgun sequence genome encodes:
- the LOC116801301 gene encoding uncharacterized protein LOC116801301, translating to METAASGQKAQGAPSIRGRSQRHEASETPFWTRRGAAILELGKMQHSPRKSARLNGGEATPVTTVSQQPASSGAGTRTRVNITAASIPCPATTVTTVASQPRSTAVTAASSVPEVNQPLVLELMERIAALERELEKARSLESVSTANCAPIAVGPSAVGSAWLQEYANVVCTVLDVEGKEPRRRLLHASVDHNECDQQDDRHGGCPICGG from the coding sequence ATGGAGACCGCAGCCAGCGGTCAGAAGGCGCAAGGAGCGCCAAGCATCCGTGGCCGCAGCCAGCGGCACGAGGCGTCAGAGACGCCATTTTGGACGCGCAGAGGcgccgccattttggagcTGGGGAAGATGCAGCATTCCCCCAGGAAGAGTGCCCGGCTGAACGGAGGGGAAGCCACCCCTGTAACAACAGTGAGTCAGCAGCCAGCCAGTAGTGGAGCAGGAACTCGGACGCGGGTGAACATCACGGCGGCGTCGATTCCTTGCCCGGCCACTACGGTGACTACAGTAGCTTCCCAACCTAGAAGTACTGCTGTCACAGCTGCGAGTTCAGTACCGGAGGTGAACCAGCCCCTCGTGTTGGAACTCATGGAGAGGATCGCAGCGTTGGAAAGGGAGCTGGAGAAGGCTCGATCCCTGGAAAGTGTGAGCACCGCCAATTGCGCGCCAATCGCAGTTGGCCCAAGCGCAGTGGGTAGCGCGTGGCTACAGGAGTACGCAAACGTGGTGTGCACGGTTTTGGACGTCGAGGGAAAGGAGCCGAGGCGTCGACTTCTACATGCAAGCGTCGACCATAATGAATGCGATCAACAGGATGATCGGCATGGAGGTTGTCCCATCTGTGGAGGATAG
- the LOC116801305 gene encoding uncharacterized protein LOC116801305: MFLQLLNSRPGNRECLAIYASRMVTSLVCKWKGLDTERIAVSVILGHLANFDRRLQRIAYTAEIKNRRDLQAELQVFAFDRRTHHSGDEESGGKRAKFAPLKCHLCGKMGHKMIDCRNRKQSAGMSRQDHRGSQSFQQHSKGSITCYRCQEQGHIASQCPKNMASGGAGFRNEKRAELCVVDEPKTSS; the protein is encoded by the exons ATGTTTTTACAGTTACTGAACAGTCGCCCAGGCAACCGTGAATGCCTTGCCATATATGCTAGTCGCATGGTGACGTCACTCGTTTGCAAATGGAAGGGCTTGGATACCGAGAGGATTGCTGTGTCTGTGATTTTGGGACATTTAGCCAACTTTGATCGCCGATTACAAAGAATTGCCTACACTGCCGAGATCAAGAATAGACGCGACTTACAGGCTGAGTTGCAGGTCTTCGCTTTTGACAGGCGCACACATCATTCTGGAGATGAGGAATCTGGAGGAAAGCGAGCTAAGTTCGCGCCCTTGAAGTGCCATCTTTGTGGTAAAATGGGGCACAAGATGATTGACTGCCGAAACAGGAAGCAGAGCGCTGGCATGTCGAGACAGGATCACCGAGGAAGCCAATCATTTCAGCAGCATTCTAAAGGCAGTATAACTTGCTATCGCTGCCAGGAGCAAGGTCATATAGCTTCACAATGCCCCAAAAATATGGCAAGTGGTGGAGCTGGATTTCGGAACGAGAAGAGAGCTGAGCTGTGCGTGGTGGATGAACCAAAGACAA GTAGCTAG